In the Shewanella sp. OMA3-2 genome, one interval contains:
- the rfbA gene encoding glucose-1-phosphate thymidylyltransferase RfbA, translating into MKGIILAGGSGTRLYPITMGVSKQLLPIYDKPMIYYPLSVLMLAGIREILIITTAEDCDSFKRLLGDGSQFGIELTYTVQPSPDGLAQAFILGEQFIGNDDVCLVLGDNIFYGQSFTSKLKHAVQNAKCGQGATVFGYQVKDPERFGVVEFDVNQKAISIEEKPTKPKSHFAVTGLYFYDNSVVEIAKQVKPSERGELEITCVNEFYLQQNKLNVEILGRGFAWLDTGTHESLLEAAQFVETIEKRQGYKIACLEEISFNNGWLSKQQINILAKPFLKNSYGHYLMELIKE; encoded by the coding sequence ATGAAAGGCATTATTTTAGCTGGGGGCTCTGGTACTCGGCTTTACCCGATAACGATGGGCGTATCAAAACAGCTTTTACCCATTTATGATAAACCCATGATCTATTATCCACTTTCAGTGTTAATGCTAGCCGGTATACGTGAGATATTAATCATTACTACAGCAGAGGACTGCGATTCATTTAAGCGTTTGTTAGGTGATGGCTCACAATTTGGAATTGAGCTTACCTATACCGTACAACCTAGCCCTGATGGATTAGCTCAAGCATTTATTCTTGGTGAACAGTTTATTGGAAACGATGATGTATGCTTAGTGCTTGGGGATAATATTTTTTATGGTCAAAGCTTTACATCAAAATTAAAACACGCTGTCCAAAATGCTAAATGTGGACAAGGTGCTACCGTATTTGGTTATCAAGTAAAAGATCCTGAGCGTTTTGGTGTTGTAGAGTTTGATGTAAATCAAAAAGCGATTTCGATTGAAGAAAAACCTACTAAACCCAAGTCACACTTTGCAGTAACGGGTTTATACTTTTACGACAACTCTGTCGTTGAAATAGCGAAACAGGTTAAGCCTTCAGAACGAGGAGAGCTTGAAATTACCTGTGTTAACGAATTTTATTTACAGCAAAATAAATTGAATGTTGAAATACTTGGACGAGGTTTTGCGTGGTTAGATACAGGTACCCATGAAAGCCTACTTGAAGCAGCTCAGTTTGTTGAGACTATCGAAAAACGTCAAGGTTATAAAATAGCTTGTTTAGAAGAGATTTCATTTAATAATGGCTGGTTAAGTAAGCAACAAATTAATATATTAGCCAAACCATTTTTAAAGAATAGCTATGGCCACTATTTAATGGAACTCATAAAAGAGTAA